A window of Microscilla marina ATCC 23134 contains these coding sequences:
- a CDS encoding DUF1573 domain-containing protein has translation MKRLLPIGLSFIFALVATVAYAQPKIQFNKTKHAFGTIKEDGGLAQVTFSFKNTGNQTLKLTNVKASCGCTTPTWTKAEIKPGGSGVVKAAFNPMGRVGAFNKSITVRSNAQPAVSILQISGKVTPRKKGPKDWYPVALGNLRFKSNTVWFGDIMHDSKNTEKSTFIYNDGNDPITLNLAATKLPKHVQIVSVFEAKVGETKVKKAKRKKKKEVTIKPKQAIGLTFAYNATEKKDWDYVYDSFMLITDDKIQAKKRMSVGGYIKEKFSKKALLTPPAAKFDKTTHSFGTMKQNARASATFKISNEGKSTLYIRKTKASCGCTATKPKKKVLAPGESTTIGVTYSSGTSKGRINKSVTVITNDPKKPKTVLSITADVSPSAKPKK, from the coding sequence ATGAAAAGATTATTGCCAATAGGGCTATCGTTTATTTTTGCATTGGTTGCTACGGTAGCCTATGCCCAGCCAAAGATTCAGTTTAATAAAACCAAGCATGCATTTGGCACCATCAAAGAGGATGGCGGACTTGCTCAGGTAACCTTTAGTTTCAAGAATACAGGAAACCAAACGCTCAAACTAACCAATGTGAAGGCGTCTTGTGGGTGTACTACCCCTACCTGGACCAAAGCCGAAATAAAGCCGGGTGGTTCAGGCGTAGTAAAAGCTGCTTTTAACCCTATGGGTAGAGTAGGCGCATTTAACAAAAGTATTACTGTGCGAAGTAATGCGCAACCTGCTGTAAGCATTTTACAAATTTCGGGAAAGGTAACCCCTCGCAAAAAAGGACCAAAAGATTGGTATCCGGTAGCTTTGGGTAACCTTAGGTTTAAATCAAACACGGTGTGGTTTGGTGACATTATGCACGACAGCAAAAATACCGAAAAGTCTACTTTTATTTATAACGATGGCAACGACCCCATCACGCTTAACTTAGCGGCTACCAAACTACCTAAACACGTACAGATTGTATCGGTGTTTGAAGCAAAGGTAGGGGAGACCAAAGTAAAAAAAGCCAAGCGTAAGAAGAAAAAAGAGGTCACCATTAAGCCTAAACAGGCAATAGGGCTTACGTTTGCTTATAATGCTACCGAGAAAAAAGACTGGGACTATGTATATGATAGTTTTATGCTGATCACTGATGACAAAATCCAAGCTAAAAAACGTATGAGTGTGGGTGGATACATCAAAGAAAAATTTTCTAAAAAAGCCCTTTTAACCCCCCCAGCAGCCAAATTTGACAAAACCACGCACAGCTTTGGTACGATGAAGCAAAATGCGCGGGCATCTGCCACCTTTAAAATAAGCAACGAAGGCAAAAGCACTTTGTATATTCGCAAAACCAAGGCATCTTGTGGTTGTACAGCTACCAAGCCTAAGAAAAAAGTATTGGCACCTGGCGAGTCTACTACCATTGGTGTAACTTATTCAAGTGGCACATCTAAAGGGCGTATCAATAAGAGTGTAACGGTGATTACCAATGACCCTAAAAAGCCTAAAACAGTATTGAGCATTACGGCTGATGTAAGCCCAAGTGCTAAGCCTAAAAAGTAG
- a CDS encoding AAA family ATPase, giving the protein MKKIKLNLLISEVTHQSGVTVTSPLHFNDIVRLNVSEIGVARQLYKAIHKNLLTQGQYHPLLKYVLDQPLIQETIEIELEASKQKFFPKLTLSYELFYLENHHQQFLGFVPTLGVQSAGNSLEELKENLKDNIQLEFIRKKRLKSPTSLLTTQWFSNIKIHTVPTEFNFYTLSEQEDIQQRDQESILPQIAHRLSANEVELFGLTKEYDQLLTTMKAKHRNSVLVVGGSGKGKTALIKEFCRVKGQHGLSDVSVWEVSAAQLLHRLTGLGSWEEYLADVCRELRKSGDILYVSNFSELFEVGQYVGNNMSMADYLRDYISRGEITIISECTPEEASRIEMRSPGYLGLLNTINIEDMSDEQVLEIVTKKVNYIATQKNCAVEEEAIQEILRLQQWYTPYSELPGKTIHFLASIVSDKEKKEIKIIDKPAIFERFCQETGMPEFMINPEIALEVDKMQHYFQTNIYGQNEAIHTVSDLLVAIKAAVVRRGKPLASLLFVGPTGVGKTEMAKVLAQFMFGNRNKMIRFDMSEYTDTRAIMRLTGDGTSGEGLLTSSIRQDPFSVLLFDELEKVHPSFYDLLLQILGEGRLTDARGRVADFCSTIIIMTSNIGARSFQTGSIGFVETKNEAEAAAAHFKSEVQAYFRPELFNRLDRVIAFAPLDKPIVRKIIDREIDLVKKREGIKGRNLEVNIGQNVLDYLGKKGYNANYGARFLQRTLQTQLIVPLSQALNEYDFLQPLQVDVFLKKPLEKPTKKSKDNKGVKTYVANVDNGAQTATIVFEIQRRDDIQITQKVISESEKLKFIDFITLITRYRRETNTIDRGSYFARFLSKIDQLERKLQKAKKRKKENDFWKNEEQRKYYYELINLRKKFESSFEEIEEIESDNFLILNGVEEKKDEIALHAQFKLWAQNFMTLKAHLVSLENPEFSVCSMGIYGARLSLFTITDLYIEFAKAHNLSVEMYTLWHNKHGYLEGNVMETNAKTKPEEEISEETEVLNEEVEEDNQNGKEKKPVVRRRIYQRQPYDKRKNPEPQNLIGIEIEFKGTLPYLYFKNEGGVHHFTAKSGSQQKYLMAVLPQGLEKYKRPENVFRRTSFQDQKARRNYEPKMFRDKAYGIKIEDPDYQKALNEALLQQFFKQIDKYLLD; this is encoded by the coding sequence TTGAAAAAGATCAAATTAAACCTATTAATAAGTGAAGTCACCCACCAGTCGGGAGTAACTGTTACCTCACCTCTGCATTTTAATGACATCGTGCGCCTCAATGTTTCGGAAATAGGAGTAGCACGTCAGCTTTACAAGGCAATTCATAAAAACCTGCTCACTCAAGGGCAGTATCATCCATTGCTAAAATATGTGCTGGACCAACCATTGATTCAGGAAACTATAGAGATAGAACTGGAGGCGTCCAAACAAAAGTTTTTTCCTAAACTTACCCTTAGTTACGAACTTTTTTACCTGGAAAATCACCACCAACAATTCTTGGGTTTTGTGCCTACTTTGGGCGTACAATCTGCGGGAAACAGCCTAGAAGAACTCAAAGAGAACCTCAAAGACAACATTCAACTGGAGTTTATTCGCAAAAAACGCCTCAAATCGCCTACGTCATTGCTTACTACTCAGTGGTTTTCGAACATAAAAATACACACCGTGCCCACTGAGTTTAACTTCTATACCCTATCAGAGCAAGAAGATATTCAGCAACGCGACCAAGAGTCTATCTTGCCCCAAATAGCCCATCGCCTTAGCGCAAACGAAGTAGAGCTGTTTGGCTTGACCAAAGAGTATGACCAGTTGCTTACTACTATGAAAGCCAAGCACCGAAATAGTGTGCTCGTTGTGGGAGGATCGGGCAAGGGAAAAACTGCCCTCATCAAAGAGTTTTGCCGGGTAAAAGGTCAACACGGGTTAAGTGATGTTTCGGTGTGGGAGGTATCAGCCGCTCAATTGCTCCACCGTCTTACTGGCCTGGGTAGTTGGGAAGAGTACTTGGCCGATGTGTGCCGTGAACTGCGCAAGTCGGGCGACATTTTGTACGTGAGCAATTTCTCTGAATTGTTTGAAGTAGGGCAGTATGTGGGCAACAATATGTCGATGGCAGACTATCTGCGTGATTATATTTCCAGGGGAGAAATAACCATCATTAGCGAATGTACTCCTGAGGAAGCTTCTCGGATAGAAATGCGCTCGCCTGGCTATTTGGGTTTATTGAACACCATCAACATAGAAGATATGTCTGATGAGCAGGTGTTGGAAATTGTCACCAAGAAGGTAAACTACATTGCCACCCAAAAAAATTGTGCCGTAGAAGAAGAAGCCATTCAAGAAATACTGCGCTTGCAACAGTGGTACACACCCTACTCTGAACTGCCCGGCAAAACAATCCATTTTTTAGCCTCTATTGTTTCTGACAAAGAGAAAAAGGAAATTAAGATCATAGACAAGCCGGCCATTTTTGAGCGCTTCTGTCAGGAAACGGGGATGCCCGAATTTATGATTAATCCCGAAATAGCCTTGGAGGTAGACAAAATGCAGCATTATTTCCAGACCAATATCTATGGGCAAAATGAGGCCATTCATACCGTATCAGACCTTTTGGTGGCCATTAAGGCGGCGGTAGTACGCCGGGGCAAGCCGTTGGCTTCGCTACTTTTTGTGGGGCCCACCGGGGTGGGTAAAACCGAAATGGCTAAAGTGCTTGCCCAGTTTATGTTTGGCAACCGCAACAAGATGATTCGTTTTGACATGAGCGAATATACCGATACCCGCGCTATTATGCGCCTGACTGGAGACGGTACCAGCGGCGAGGGTTTGCTTACTTCGTCGATACGGCAAGATCCTTTTTCGGTATTATTGTTTGATGAACTCGAAAAAGTGCACCCTTCTTTTTATGATTTGCTCCTGCAGATATTGGGCGAAGGACGCCTGACTGACGCCAGGGGCAGGGTGGCAGATTTTTGTAGTACTATCATTATTATGACCTCCAACATTGGGGCACGCTCGTTCCAAACGGGGTCGATTGGTTTTGTAGAAACCAAAAACGAAGCCGAGGCGGCAGCGGCTCACTTTAAGTCAGAAGTACAAGCCTACTTCCGTCCTGAACTGTTCAACCGTTTAGACAGAGTCATTGCTTTTGCTCCTTTGGATAAGCCCATTGTGCGTAAAATTATTGATCGTGAAATAGATTTGGTTAAAAAACGGGAGGGTATCAAAGGGCGCAACCTGGAAGTAAACATAGGGCAAAATGTGCTCGATTATCTGGGCAAAAAGGGGTACAATGCCAACTATGGCGCCCGTTTTCTACAGCGAACACTACAGACCCAACTCATTGTACCTTTGTCGCAGGCATTGAACGAGTACGATTTTTTACAACCTTTGCAGGTGGATGTGTTTTTGAAAAAACCGCTTGAGAAGCCCACCAAAAAAAGTAAAGATAACAAAGGGGTAAAAACCTATGTGGCCAATGTAGACAATGGTGCCCAAACTGCCACTATAGTATTTGAGATTCAACGCCGCGATGACATTCAAATTACCCAAAAGGTGATCAGCGAAAGCGAAAAACTTAAGTTTATAGATTTTATTACGCTTATTACCCGCTACCGCCGCGAAACCAATACTATAGACCGAGGCAGTTACTTTGCCCGCTTTCTGAGCAAAATAGACCAACTGGAACGTAAGCTCCAAAAAGCCAAAAAGCGCAAGAAAGAAAACGATTTCTGGAAAAATGAGGAGCAACGCAAGTATTATTATGAATTGATTAATTTGCGCAAAAAATTTGAATCATCATTTGAAGAAATAGAGGAGATAGAGTCGGACAACTTCTTGATTTTGAATGGAGTAGAAGAAAAAAAGGATGAAATAGCCCTGCATGCCCAGTTTAAACTATGGGCGCAAAACTTTATGACACTTAAGGCACACCTGGTATCATTGGAAAATCCTGAGTTTTCAGTTTGTTCTATGGGTATTTATGGTGCACGTTTGTCTTTGTTTACCATTACCGATCTTTACATAGAGTTTGCCAAAGCCCACAACTTGTCGGTAGAAATGTACACCCTTTGGCACAACAAACATGGCTACCTGGAGGGCAATGTCATGGAAACCAACGCGAAGACCAAACCAGAAGAAGAAATAAGCGAAGAAACAGAAGTGTTGAACGAAGAAGTGGAGGAAGATAACCAGAATGGCAAAGAAAAAAAGCCGGTTGTTAGGCGCAGAATTTACCAGCGGCAACCCTATGACAAACGAAAAAATCCTGAGCCACAAAACCTGATTGGGATAGAGATCGAGTTTAAGGGAACGTTGCCTTATTTATATTTCAAAAACGAAGGTGGAGTACACCACTTTACCGCCAAATCGGGGTCACAGCAAAAATACCTGATGGCAGTATTGCCCCAAGGGTTGGAGAAGTATAAACGCCCCGAAAACGTTTTTCGCCGGACTAGTTTTCAAGACCAAAAAGCCCGTCGTAATTACGAGCCCAAAATGTTTAGAGATAAGGCGTATGGGATAAAAATAGAAGACCCTGATTACCAAAAAGCTTTGAACGAGGCATTGCTTCAGCAATTCTTTAAGCAAATAGATAAATACCTATTGGATTAA